In Etheostoma cragini isolate CJK2018 chromosome 9, CSU_Ecrag_1.0, whole genome shotgun sequence, the following are encoded in one genomic region:
- the LOC117950075 gene encoding protein sel-1 homolog 3 — MNVLHSIFCGYVVTAAIIMGQAISTSLSQTGESPPDNFIGFDSAPDKVVDGSVVRVRHLCSRPCQLAVEVVVSTGETDSVVFRRKWFSSTPRVYRIQQVPLRLPPSILYQRDLFNRHVLDPQNVTVRAWLGHLNDGREPGTYQCSMLRIYKVLQIEPLSERPTKPPAECPSWSAQLMWQMTRNRIRHCPHESEVIDMLKFPLASPSEAFGVVRRFQPFIDRALESARLRAVTQPSVTLSVWIYLLKWCHKKLCGIIHHVDRKNVYDSALMQLTDTGDVIFQARVTTGEDKAFRTSVVLPRWKWIRLDCYIQDSKVLLDATWDDETRRYEYEFQDSVRYDDTDGYFVIGGSRYMPGIHGYFGPTRYYRLGTEEVKNQLHPKSTLQQLERTHQQCREMKAFTRAFLQEVTASHVPSPINTDAFTSHFISLWAQSGEKICIQTWSWEKQLKYSTLFHFLQTKEEEFRTGSLGMKDLGSTLFEQAVGSMFTVDQARSKTTFKSMALLQVSSCFGNHKASLLLATIHLSGLGPSVDHQLGHVYSLIGASGDNRFALMHAGYKHTQGIDGFLKDLDMAYSYYSNAGAQSYIDSFRIHENKQHTVEHIYLSNQEDLNSLTHETSDVFRYLKYKAEKGDIESQKRLGTMLYWGQQGVSKDIASAVKWFERSAMQMKDPSAMYDYSIQLMKGLGVKRNYTRALKLLKKAAAMGSINALNGLGWYYGIRLHDHKNAVKYFSQAALNGSDDGMFNLGIYHLSGKNPDKPWRNETAAFLQFLNASRLGHVAASVEAAWYLSTGNLEGLSRDVERAVIMLKKVCEQNGHLGFMVKAALQAHLQGSRQEAFVKYVLAAETGLGLAQSNAAHLCQELNLSYDCQWRYHNFSVLNYDPHPSALLKMGDHYYYSSSSKREASSSLVDRAMSMYGRAALAGSPQGMFNLVVLAQQGHVLPLSIRGLFNVSHRDVQDIVVKILNRCVETEEEGALTPCSLALLRVQIEKALRRMTQNRALLLLAYASLLSIVVIIVIVPLQSCLEHRVPSGRGFALRARTSPVSQDGVNREEDGITGGTYRATGNPWLTILNGGQRLRQTCDLAVTLSGVCLCASWTTLLYHLL; from the exons atgaatgtgttgcACTCAATCTTCTGTGGATATGTCGTCACTGCTGCTATTATAATG GGACAAGCCATTTCAACCTCTTTATCCCAGACTGGTGAGAGCCCGCCTGACAATTTCATAGGATTTGACTCGGCCCCTGACAAAGTGGTAGATGGCTCAGTGGTCCGTGTGCGCCATCTTTGCTCGAGGCCGTGTCAGCTCGCAGTGGAAGTGGTGGTGTCTACAGGGGAGACAGATTCAGTGGTCTTCAGGAGGAAATGGTTTAGCAGCACACCCCGAGTCTACAGGATCCAACAGGTGCCGCTCAGACTGCCTCCATCCATTTTATATCAACGAGACCTTTTCAACAGGCACGTCTTAGACCCTCAGAATGTGACAGTTCGTGCTTGGTTAGGCCATCTTAACGATGGCAGGGAACCCGGGACATACCAGTGCTCCATGTTGAGGATTTATAAAGTGCTACAGATAGAGCCACTCTCAGAGCGTCCAACTAAACCTCCCGCTGAGTGCCCTTCATGGTCTGCTCAACTGATGTGGCAGATGACCAGAAACAGAATTCGTCATTGTCCACATGAGTCAG AGGTAATCGATATGCTGAAGTTCCCCCTGGCAAGTCCCAGTGAGGCTTTTGGAGTGGTGCGCAGGTTCCAGCCTTTTATTGACAGAGCCTTGGAGAGCGCCCGTCTTCGTGCTGTGACACAGCCCAG CGTCACATTATCCGTGTGGATCTACCTACTAAAATGGTGTCACAAGAAGCTCTGTGGGATCATCCATCACGTTGATAGGAAAAATGTATATGACTCGGCTCTGATGCAGCTTACAGACACAG GGGACGTCATATTTCAGGCACGTGTGACAACAGGAGAAGATAAAGCTTTCCGAACCAGTGTAGTGCTGCCCCGGTGGAAATGGATTAGATTGGACTGTTACATACAGGACTCCAAG GTGCTGCTGGATGCAACGTGGGATGATGAAACCCGCAGATATGAATATGA ATTTCAGGACAGTGTCCGTTATGATGACACTGATGGATACTTTGTGATTGGAGGAAGTAGGTACATGCCAGGCATCCATGGGTATTTTGGGCCTACCAGGTACTATCGTTTAGGAACCGAAGAG GTTAAAAACCAACTTCACCCCAAGTCAACATTACAGCAGCTGGAAAGGACCCATCAGCAGTGTCGGGAAATGAAAGCATTTACACGAGCTTTTCTCCAAGAAGTAACTGCGAGTCACGTCCCGTCACCAATCAACACAG atgCCTTTACCTCTCACTTCATAAGCCTGTGGGCTCAGTCGGGAGAGAAAATCTGCATCCAAACATGGAGCTGggaaaaacaacttaaatacaGCACACTTTTTCATTTCTTGCAAACAAAAGAGGAGGAATTCAGAACAG GATCTTTGGGCATGAAGGACCTCGGGAGTACTTTGTTTGAGCAGGCAGTTGGTTCAATGTTTACTGTGGATCAGGCACGGAGTAAAACCACATTCAAATCAATGGCTCTGCTTCAAGTATCTTCCTGCTTTGGAAATCACAAAGCGTCCCTGTTGTTGGCTACCATCCACCTCTCGGGCCTGGGCCCCTCAGTCGATCATCAGCTG GGTCATGTCTATAGTTTGATTGGCGCATCGGGGGATAATCGTTTTGCCCTGATGCATGCTGggtacaagcacacacaaggAATTGATGGGTTTCTAAAAGACTTGGACATGGCTTACAGTTACTATTCCAATGCAGGGGCACAGAGCTACATTGATAGTTTCAGGATACATGAAAATAAg CAACACACAGTTGAACACATCTATCTAAGCAATCAAGAGGATTTAAACAGCCTCACGCATGAGACAAGTGACGTCTTCCGGTATCTGAAatacaaagcagagaaaggggacaTAGAATCTCAG AAACGCCTGGGAACAATGCTTTACTGGGGACAACAAGGAGTTTCCAAAGACATAGCGAGTGCGGTGAAGTGGTTTGAAAGAAGTGCTATGCAGATGAAGGATCCTTCAGCGATGTATGACTACTCCATCCAACTGATGAAG GGCCTGGGAGTGAAACGAAACTACACCCGAGCTTTAAAGCTGCTGAAGAAAGCTGCAGCGATG GGCTCAATTAACGCCCTGAATGGTCTTGGCTGGTACTATGGGATCAGACTGCACGACCACAAAAACGCAGTGAAATACTTTTCGCAAGCAGCACTAAATGGGAGCGATGATGGCATGTTTAACCTCGGAATTTATCATCTCAGCGGGAAAAACCCGGACAAACCTTGGAGAAATGAG ACGGCTGCGTTCCTGCAGTTTCTGAATGCGTCTCGGCTCGGTCATGTAGCTGCCTCGGTGGAGGCAGCTTGGTACCTTTCAACAGGAAACCTGGAAGGGCTGTCTCGAGATGTGGAGAGGGCTGTGAT AATGCTAAAAAAGGTCTGTGAACAGAACGGACACCTTGGATTTATGGTGAAAGCTGCTCTCCAGGCCCACCTCCAGGGCTCCAG GCAGGAGGCATTTGTGAAGTATGTTTTGGCGGCTGAAACAGGTCTGGGTTTGGCCCAGAGCAATGCTGCACACCTGTGCCAG GAACTGAATCTCAGTTATGATTGTCAGTGGAGATATCATAACTTCTCTGTATTAAACTATGATCCCCATCCATCCG CGCTGCTGAAAATGGGAGACCACTACTACTACTCTTCCTCCAGCAAGCGAGAAGCCTCATCCTCCTTGGTTGATCGGGCCATGTCGATGTATGGCAGAGCCGCTCTAGCAGGAAGTCCTCAG GGAATGTTCAACTTGGTGGTTTTGGCACAACAAGGCCACGTTCTTCCATTGAGCATCCGTGGCTTGTTTAACGTCTCACATCGGGATGTGCAGGACATCGTGGTGAAGATCTTAAACAG GTGTGTGGAGACTGAGGAAGAAGGAGCACTAACGCCCTGTTCTCTAGCACTGCTCAGAGTCCAGATTGAAAAAGCCTTGAGGAGAATGACTCAGAACCGTGCACTGCTCCTCCTG GCATATGCATCTCTTCTTTCCATCGTCGTCATTATTGTGATTGTGCCGCTGCAGAGTTGTCTCG AACACAGGGTTCCCAGTGGCCGAGGGTTTGCACTGAGGGCGAGGACATCGCCTGTCAGTCAAGATGGTGTGAATAGAGAGGAAGATGGCATCACGGGAGGAACCTACAGAGCAACAGGGAATCCATGGCTTACCATACTGAATGGCGGGCAGCGGCTCCGGCAGACCTGCGATTTGGCCGTGACTCTGTCGGGCGTGTGCCTGTGTGCTTCCTGGACCACACTCCTCTATCATCTCTTATGA